DNA sequence from the Littorina saxatilis isolate snail1 linkage group LG9, US_GU_Lsax_2.0, whole genome shotgun sequence genome:
TTCATGTAATGAACAATGAGTTTTTAGTAGTAGTTATACTAGTAGATTAATTAGTCCCTTTTTAAGGAGACGGCCAGATGCAACAAAATATGCCTATGCTTATTTTGTTACCCTCGTAATataattgtcattgtcattgtctgtctctctttctctctctctctctctctctctgtctctgtctctctctctctgtctctgtctctctgtctctgtctctctctcttcatatttgttctttgtttcatgtgtgtattatagtagggactagctgtaagaaaggaccatatggacctaatgctatcatccctcggtaataaagttttcgagttcgagttcgagttcgagttcgagttctctctgtctctctctctctgtctctctgtttctctttctgtctctctctctctgtctttctctcgacctctctgtctctgtgtctctttatctctctctgtctctctctccctctctcggaTTTAACCATGAACAGTACATTGGTAAATGATAGAAAAAGTCTTAATACTTACCAAAACATATGTTGAATGAAAATCCGCAAAAGCAGTTAGGTGAATGTTTTTGCGTCAACATAACTGCAGCTGACCCCGAAGGTAGAGCCAGCAAGGATAAAGTGGATCGCATTTACCCTAACACAGTAACAGTTGTAAAATCTACCAAAATTTGGTAAAATCTAAAGCGCTCGATACAAGCATGACAAACTTCTCTCGTCCTATCCCCATATGAACATTAACAAACCGTGCCAAATGTCAATAGAAATGCAAACGTTATTTTaacttttcctttgtattttctttttcaGATTGCAGGTGTTCTGTGCTAAAGCCAAAATACGCAACATCGTTCGGTGTGAACAACAGCGAGAGCCTTATTCGCATCAATTTGAATTAAAACTACACAATGGCTTCTGGTGGCAACGACGCGAAGTCTGTAACGTGTGCGGTGTGTTTGGAAAGCTACCTTGATCCTAAGTTCCTGCCGTGTCATCACACGTTCTGTGCCCAGTGTATCACTGACGTCGCTAACCGTCACACGGGGGGTACCTTCCCCTGCCCCTCGTGCCGCGAGTCCACCTCTCTGCCCACAGGGGGAGTGGCCGCCATGCAGGCCAACTTTTATATCAAGAAACAGCCAGAGTACGACGAGGAGATGTGCCAAATTCACACGAAGAGAGAGCTGGAGTTTTACTGTGTCAGGTGCCAAGAGGCCATCTGTATCAACTGCAAGATGACCAAACACGAGCAGCACCAGACAGAAGACCTTCACACAGCCATCCAGCAGAAACACAAAGAACTACTCACTGACAAGTCTCGCCTGCAGAAAGCCGTGAGATATGTCACGAGAAGAGTGAAGACAACGCGAGTAGAGCAGCAGGCCGTGCTGGACAAGAAGGCGGCAGTGGAGAAAAATATACGTGATCGACACGCCGTCATGGTGGCCGCTGCCGACAAGTTCAGAGACGAGGCCCTGGACTCGCTTCAATCTGTCAGCACACACATTGACAGCGACATTGCCCAGATCCTGGAACAGCAAGAAGGCGACATGGAGGAACTCTTGGACATTCAGCGACAAGTTGAACATGCCTGTAACAGCGGAAGAGCGAGTGACGTCTTCACTGCTGTCCGAGAGATGAAGAGCGGCAGTGAGCAAGCCGTTGAGAAGCTGACGTCACAGGGGCTGAAAACTGTCTGTCGTCCCGTCCTCCGCTTCAAGGTCACAAGTGACGTCATACTGCAGAAGGCACGTGGCTTTATGGGCACGGTGACCAAGATGGAGATGGAGGTTGAAGCGTCTGAGGTGAGGATGTTGAAGCGGTTCCCGTGTGGGCAGGAGTCTGACATTGAGGTCTTTTGTCTTGGACATGTTGACAGTGACCCGCCTGGTGTGAGGGTGTCCTATGAACGGCGCCAGTTGAAGGCAGACGCTCCCGGGAGGCTTTACAGTGAGGACGGGAAATACAAGCAAAGTAATGTACGACTCGGTAAATTTACATTCAACAGATCTGCCAAAGGAAAGTCTATGTGCAGTGAGCCTCGGGCAGGCTGCATTGACACATTCTGCAAATCACTGACAACAG
Encoded proteins:
- the LOC138977224 gene encoding tripartite motif-containing protein 3-like → MASGGNDAKSVTCAVCLESYLDPKFLPCHHTFCAQCITDVANRHTGGTFPCPSCRESTSLPTGGVAAMQANFYIKKQPEYDEEMCQIHTKRELEFYCVRCQEAICINCKMTKHEQHQTEDLHTAIQQKHKELLTDKSRLQKAVRYVTRRVKTTRVEQQAVLDKKAAVEKNIRDRHAVMVAAADKFRDEALDSLQSVSTHIDSDIAQILEQQEGDMEELLDIQRQVEHACNSGRASDVFTAVREMKSGSEQAVEKLTSQGLKTVCRPVLRFKVTSDVILQKARGFMGTVTKMEMEVEASEVRMLKRFPCGQESDIEVFCLGHVDSDPPGVRVSYERRQLKADAPGRLYSEDGKYKQSNVRLGKFTFNRSAKGKSMCSEPRAGCIDTFCKSLTTAHFRLSNDLSGEAVIDIFTVISTDP